One Banduia mediterranea genomic window, CGGGCGCGGCGCGTTCAGCTCGTCGTAGACTCGTTGCAGGCTGTCGACTGCACGTTGTTGCGCGATATCCGCGACGAAGCCCTTGCGCTTCAGGTCGCGCTGATATCGTTCGAGGGGAGTGTCATTCACGGCGGCGAAGGATACTCCATCGCATTCGCATGGGTTCCGTCGACTTCGCCGCAGTGCCGCAGGATCGTCTCGCGCGCCAGGCGGCAGGCCAGTGCCACGGAGGCTCGGTCCGTACCCGAAACGTGGACCGGCTCGAACAGCTCGACCTCCAGCCGCGACGGATTCGGCAGTATCTGTCCGTCTCCGAGAAAGCGGCGGCTGCCGCGGATCACGGCCGGCACCACCGGCACGCCGGCGTGCGCCGCCATCAGGAAAGCGCCACCGTGAAACTTGAGCAGCGCCGGATCCGCCTTGAACGTTCCCTCGGGGAAAACGGCGAGCGACTCACCCTGACCCAGACGCCGGATCAGCGTGCGCAACTGTGCGGCGCCGGCGCGCTTGGACTCGCGTTCGACGAATCGCACGCCCATGGCCTTGATCACGCGCCCGGCCAGTGGCCAGTTGGCGGCCCCGTGCTGAACCACGAAAGTGAAGCGCCAAGGCAGGCCGGCCATCAGCAGCGGGCCGTCAAGATAGCTTGCGTGATTGCTGACGACCACACAGGGTTCCGCGGGAAGCCGTTCCTGGCCTTTCACGCGCAGCGGCGTGCCTACGCACCACAGCCAGACATGCACCGCATTGCGACCGACCCAGCGGCGTTGGCGCAGGCCCGGCATCAGCAGCGCCAGCGGGGCGCCGATCAGCAGCAGCACGAGAACCGCCAGTGTCAGCGCATAGAGCCCGTAAAGGCGACGAAGAAGATTCGGAATCATGGAACTGCGATTATAGAAAGCATTTCCGCTTCCGGCGTACCGACGCATGCCCAGACACCGCTATGCCGAATCCCTGCTGCCGCCGCGGCCAGCCGCGCAGGACGAGGCCCGGATCGAGCGCTTCGTCGACGCAGTGTGGCTGGAGCAGGGATTGTCGGCGCAGACGCAATCGGCCTACCGTTCCGATCTCGGCCTGCTGGCGCGTTGGCTGCTCGGTCGGAACCGGAGTCTGGAGCGTGCCAGCGAGGCGGACCTCAAAGCCTATTTCGCGTGGCGCGCGCGCGAGCCGGACGGTTGGCCGTTCGCGGCGCGCACGCAGGCGCGCCTGCTCAGCAGCCTGCGCCGCTTCTATCAGCAGCTGCTGCGTGACGGCGAGCGCCGCGACGATCCCAGCGCGCGCATCAGCGGTCCCAGGCTCGGTCGCCCGCTGCCCAAGACCTTGTCCGGACATGATGTCGAGCGTCTGCTGGCCGCGCCCCCGGTCGGGGAACCGCTGGGACTGCGTGATCGCGCGATGCTGGAATTAATGTACGCCAGCGGTCTGCGCGTGTCCGAATTGGTGAGCCTGCGATCCGATCAGTACAGTCCCAATGCGCAGGCGGTTCAGCTTGTCGGAAAAGGCGGGCGCGAGCGTCTGGTGCCGGTGGGCGACGAGGCCGATCATTGGCTCGGCCGTTACCTTGAACAGGCGCGGCCCGTCCTGATCCGGGGCCGCGCCTCGGAGGTATTGTTCGTCAGCCAGCAGGGTGGAGCGATGAGCCGCCAGAATTTCTGGTTGCGACTCAAGGCGCATGCGCAGGCAGCCGGCATCCGCCAGACGCTGTCGCCGCATACCCTGCGGCACGCCTTCGCGACGCACCTGGTGGATCACGGTGCCGACCTGCGCGTGGTGCAGATGTTGCTGGGACACAGCGACCTGTCGACCACGCAGATCTACACGCATGTGGCGCGTGCGCGCCTCAAGAGCCTGCATGCCCGGCACCATCCGCGCGGCTGACGGCGCACCCGTGTTCAGGCTGTGTTCAGGCCGCGACTTCAACAGGATTGAATGTGCGAGAACTTGCGTGGTTCAAATTTGTCATACTCGCGCCCCTCATGTTGTTTCGTGCCCGCCCGATGAAACCGATACTGCGCCTCAGCTTTCTGCTGTCTCTTGGTCTTGCCGCCTGTGGCGGAGACCAGCCCGCCGAACCCGCGACCGAAACCAAGCCGGCCACAGCGCCGGTGGCTCTGGAAGTGGCACCGGAAGTCAGCGAAC contains:
- a CDS encoding lysophospholipid acyltransferase family protein, giving the protein MIPNLLRRLYGLYALTLAVLVLLLIGAPLALLMPGLRQRRWVGRNAVHVWLWCVGTPLRVKGQERLPAEPCVVVSNHASYLDGPLLMAGLPWRFTFVVQHGAANWPLAGRVIKAMGVRFVERESKRAGAAQLRTLIRRLGQGESLAVFPEGTFKADPALLKFHGGAFLMAAHAGVPVVPAVIRGSRRFLGDGQILPNPSRLEVELFEPVHVSGTDRASVALACRLARETILRHCGEVDGTHANAMEYPSPP
- the xerD gene encoding site-specific tyrosine recombinase XerD yields the protein MPRHRYAESLLPPRPAAQDEARIERFVDAVWLEQGLSAQTQSAYRSDLGLLARWLLGRNRSLERASEADLKAYFAWRAREPDGWPFAARTQARLLSSLRRFYQQLLRDGERRDDPSARISGPRLGRPLPKTLSGHDVERLLAAPPVGEPLGLRDRAMLELMYASGLRVSELVSLRSDQYSPNAQAVQLVGKGGRERLVPVGDEADHWLGRYLEQARPVLIRGRASEVLFVSQQGGAMSRQNFWLRLKAHAQAAGIRQTLSPHTLRHAFATHLVDHGADLRVVQMLLGHSDLSTTQIYTHVARARLKSLHARHHPRG